Proteins co-encoded in one Colletes latitarsis isolate SP2378_abdomen chromosome 2, iyColLati1, whole genome shotgun sequence genomic window:
- the Rplp0-like gene encoding ribosomal protein LP0-like, whose amino-acid sequence MPKSKRDKKISLTKTSKKGLALKQHIVEDVRNCVERYHRIFLISVHNMRNNKLKDLRAEWKDSRFFFGKNKVIALALGKSKENEVSDGLHKLSEALKGQCGLLFTNRTKKEVLKWMEEYEVLEYARSGFIIEETITLPEGPMPEFAHSLEPHLRQLGMPTALQKGVVTLIKEYNVCKKGQALTPEQARILKLLDKPLATFKLSPLGIYSKKNGYKQLVSQNDAKKQVEQMDVEDTKENDNS is encoded by the exons ATGCCGAAATCAAAAAGAGATAAAAAAA TATCTCTTACTAAAACAAGCAAAAAGGGCCTTGCCTTGAAGCAACACATTGTGGAAGATGTTAGAAATTGTGTCGAGAGATATCATAGGATATTCCTTATATCTGTGCACAATATGCGTAATAACAAACTAAAAGACTTAAGAGCAGAATGGAAAGATAGTCGGTTTTTCTTTGGCAAGAACAAGGTGATAGCATTAGCCTTAGGCAAATCAAAGGAGAATGAAGTTTCAGACGGTCTGCATAAATTGTCAGAGGCATTAAAGGGACAATGCGGTTTGCTTTTTACGAACAGAACTAAAAAAGAA GTATTAAAATGGATGGAAGAATACGAAGTATTAGAATATGCTAGATCTGGTTTTATTATAGAGGAAACAATAACGTTACCCGAAGGACCTATGCCGGAATTTGCGCATAGTTTAGAGCCTCATTTAAGACAGCTGGGAATGCCCACTGCTTTGCAAAAGGGTGTGGTGACATTAATCAAAGAGTATAATGTGTGTAAAAAGGGACAAGCCTTAACTCCTGAACAAGCAAGGATTTTG AAATTACTGGATAAACCATTGGCTACTTTCAAGTTGTCACCACTAGGCATATATTCAAAGAAGAATGGATATAAACAACTTGTTTCTCAAAATGATGCTAAGAAACAAGTAGAACAGATGGATGTAGAAGACACAAAAGAAAATGACAATTCGTGA
- the Lpin gene encoding phosphatidate phosphatase LPIN, translating into MYSMNYIGKFISNFRDFYNEINAATLTGAIDVVVVEQPDGSFTCSPFHVRFGKLGVLRSREKVVDIEINGEPRQIHMKLGDSGEAFFVEEVSSDGSPTDTEIPPHLACSPIPDDNCFPPSRFNIISDLPKEQRDKILIESVLSIEKEKWEQMSALPPNQRENFLTEQFSDLPAEHRKKWLQIASLTVEERDEMFREHFANISTLQKQQMIREQYSALKTEDKERLFKENFPELPAEQRHKFEKALLSDWKIKEDEKRDSLKPEEEIFDMDGLNDDETHPAASTPKLFIAVTSSDRIRKISVVNNDFRPITDDEKSNEKKKSSDESNSSLCKKSSKNESVEENKNSNLTKRKRKRKSIMKKKGSQRRTSNGSSSQTEMSENDTAVADESLSESMLKGPNPTTELEKNDSVEPMTSVQETTEKRPETDFHFFSDTEVTKNQDSRPCSPVQSDTEFEMRKITQEGTEGEDKGHQQSWRWGELPSLPLDATHVSHRNSLNSSIAVNQPNNTEAHRSMLSGMFSFMKKTSRVRHNPESEGIYLSDINADELDPDVAALYFPSSHRDPTAVKDGKGMDEEDTESGNGPSLPQSPNSVEEVIGGPKSLDSDFEEPKHSIFDNNMDISLSLCGGLDSENGPAKEAFHQNLLHFEDICSDPKLYENPNLVVKINDKFYNWATACPIVMTYAVFQRHLPQSTIENLYAQCMPLPMHEEKKQDNSGKTEIRSGYSSWFSWRRSTQPPKKSQELSQTDGVNMQSSEQLIEKEGTSVDEISNRDTKTDQNIESIPSETKTAEQCTTLITDIAKTDKTRDKEGEGYSGSEDSDNNQNKSQGVKIPKERRSYYESTEKYRKTLRLSSVQIASLNLKDGANKVVFSVTTAYQGTTRCKCHIYKWRWDDKIVISDIDGTITKSDVLGHILPIVGKDWAQSGVAQLFTKIKNNGYKLLYLSARAIGQAKVTREYLKSIKQGDLSLPEGPLLLNPTSLISAFHREVIEKKPEEFKISCLSDIQALFPEGSKPFYAGYGNRINDVWAYRAVGIPTMRIFTINHRGELKHELTQTFQSSYSNMSYLVDHLFPAWREDAADEFSHFVYWREPVLSLEELLSQSQTT; encoded by the exons aTGTACAGCATGAACTACatcggcaaattcattagcaatTTTCGCGACTTTTACAACGAGATCAACGCGGCGACGCTCACCGGTGCGAtcgacgtcgtcgtcgtcgagcaACCGGATGGATCGTTCACCTGTTCGCCTTTCCACGTACGTTTCGGGAAACTTGGTGTACTTCGTTCCAGGGAAAAAGTG GTGGACATAGAAATAAATGGAGAACCAAGACAAATTCACATGAAACTGGGGGACTCTGGAGAGGCTTTCTTCGTAGAAGAAGTCAGCTCCGATGGATCCCCGACCGACACAGAAATTCCACCTCATTTGGCTTGTTCACCCATTCCAGACGACAACTGTTTTCCACCATCTAGGTTCAACATTATCTCCGATCTCCCTAAGGAACAAAGAGACAAGATTCTCATAGAGTCTGTTTTGtctattgaaaaagaaaaatgggAACAGATGTCGGCTCTGCCGCCCAATCAAAGGGAAAATTTCTTAACCGAGCAATTTTCCGATCTTCCGGCGGAACATCGGAAAAAGTGGCTACAAATAGCTTCTTTGACTGTGGAAGAGAGGGACGAAATGTTCAGAGAACATTTTGCTAATATATCCACTTTGCAAAAGCAGCAAATGATCCGTGAACAATATTCAGCTCTGAAAACAGAGGACAAAGAAAGGTTGTTCAAAGAAAATTTCCCGGAGTTGCCTGCGGAACAAAGACACAAGTTCGAGAAAGCGTTGTTGAGCGATTGGAAGATAAAGGAAGACGAGAAACGGGACTCCTTGAAACCCGAAGAAGAGATCTTCGATATGGATGGTTTAAATGACGATGAAACGCATCCAGCTGCGTCAACGCCTAAATTATTCATAGCCGTGACTTCGTCTGACAGAATTCGCAAGATTAGCGTGGTAAATAACGACTTCAGACCGATCACGGACGATGAGAAAAGTAACGAGAAGAAGAAATCGAGCGACGAGTCGAACTCGTCGTTGTGTAAAAAGAGTTCAAAGAACGAGAGCGTCGAGGAaaacaagaatagtaatttgacaAAGAGAAAACGCAAGAGGAAGAGCATTATGAAGAAGAAGGGATCTCAGAGAAGAACTAGCAATGGTAGCAGTAGCCAAACGGAAATGAGCGAAAACGATACGGCTGTTGCCGACGAATCTCTCAGCGAATCT ATGTTAAAGGGACCAAATCCAACCACAGAATTGGAGAAGAACGATTCTGTCGAGCCTATGACGTCTGTGCAGGAAACGACAGAGAAACGTCCTGAAACGGACTTCCATTTCTTCAGTGATACTGAAGTTACAAA GAATCAAGATTCCAGGCCATGTTCACCTGTTCAGTCTGACACAGAGTTCGAAATGCGCAAAATCACTCAAGAAGGCACGGAGGGAGAAGACAAAGGCCATCAGCAGAGCTGGAGATGGGGTGAACTGCCGAGCCTACCTCTGGATGCAACACACGTGTCCCATAGAAATTCGTTGAATTCTTCGATCGCCGTAAACCAGCCAAATAATA CAGAAGCACATCGGTCAATGCTCAGTGGTATGTTCTCGTTTATGAAGAAGACCTCTCGTGTAAGACACAATCCAGAATCCGAGGGAATTTATCTCAGTGACATTAATGCCGACGAACTGGACCCCGACGTCGCGGCACTTTATTTCCCTTCTTCTCACAGAGATCCAACAGCGGTCAAAG ATGGGAAAGGAATGGACGAGGAAGATACAGAATCAGGTAACGGACCCAGTTTACCGCAAAGTCCAAACAGCGTCGAGGAAGTTATCGGTGGGCCAAAATCGCTGGACAGCGACTTCGAGGAGCCAAAGCATTCCATATTCGACAACAACATGGACATCAGTTTATCCCTGTGCGGTGGTTTAGATTCCGAGAATGGTCCAGCCAAAGAAGCTTTCCATCAAAATTTACTCCATTTCGAGGACATATGCTCGGATCCAAAATTATACGAGAAtccaaatttagttgtgaaaattAACGACAAATTTTACAATTGGGCTACCGCTTGCCCGATCGTGATGACCTACGCGGTCTTTCAAAGACATTTGCCGCAAAGTACGATAGAGAATCTGTACGCGCAATGCATGCCGTTACCGATGCACGAGGAGAAGAAGCAGGACAATAGTGGGAAGACTGAAATTCGCAGTGGTTACAGTTCATGGTTTTCGTGGAGACGTTCTACGCAACCGCCTAAAAAGTCTCAGGAGCTTAGTCAAA CCGACGGAGTCAATATGCAATCTTCGGAGCAACTGATCGAAAAGGAGGGCACTTCGGTCGACGAAATTTCAAACAGGGACACAAAGACTGATCAGAATATTGAGTCTATACCCTCCGAAACCAAGACTGCAGAACAATGtacaacgttaataacagatatcgCCAAGACTGACAAAACCCGCGATAAAGAGGGCGAGGGCTACAGCGGCAGCGAGGATTCTGATAATAATCAAAACAAATCGCAAGGAGTTAAAATACCCAAAGAGAGGAGATCGTATTACGAATCAACAGAGAAATACCGCAAAACTTTAAGATTGTCGTCTGTACAAATA GCGAGTCTGAATTTGAAAGACGGTGCTAACAAAGTTGTGTTTAGTGTGACGACCGCGTACCAAGGCACGACGCGTTGTAAATGCCACATTTATAAGTGGAGATGGGACGACAAGATCGTCATCTCCGACATTGACGGTACTATTACAAAATCCGATGTATTGGGTCATATTCTGCCGATCGTTGGCAAAGACTGGGCCCAATCGGGTGTTGCTCAGTTGTTCACGAAGATTAAGAATAACGGGTACAAATTGCTTTATCTCTCGGCAAGAGCCATTGGACAAGCCAAAGTTACCAGAGAGTATCTGAAGAGCATCAAGCAGGGAGATTTGTCGCTGCCCGAGGGACCGTTGCTTCTGAATCCCACCAGTCTAATCTCAGCATTCCATCGTGAAGTGATAGAGAAGAAGCCCGAGGAATTCAAGATATCCTGTCTCAGCGATATTCAAGCATTGTTCCCCGAAGGTTCCAAGCCATTCTATGCTGGTTATGGAAATCGaattaat GATGTTTGGGCGTATCGAGCTGTAGGAATTCCGACTATGCGGATATTCACTATAAACCACAGAGGTGAATTGAAACACGAGTTGACACAGACATTCCAATCCTC atattCAAATATGAGCTACCTAGTCGACCATCTTTTCCCAGCCTGGAGGGAAGACGCTGCGGACGAGTTCAGCCATTTTGTGTATTGGCGGGAACCAGTGCTGTCgctcgaggagctcctcagtcaGAGTCAAACTACCTAA